A stretch of the Corynebacterium maris DSM 45190 genome encodes the following:
- a CDS encoding NAD(P)H-binding protein, whose protein sequence is MDTNTTAAQNVVFVGGHSRIARLATPLLIEAGHQVHNIVRAPAQTAEIQQLGGTSVLMDLEEASPSDFVAAFDGADVIVFSATVDEPAVKLSINAARQTGVARYLLISSGAHPEEEAHLRDSGMNYTILRPGELVDGDVTGRITVTEDQPTERTSRNNVAAVIGHILATGAAVNETVSFFDGDTPLAEALA, encoded by the coding sequence ATGGACACCAACACAACAGCCGCCCAGAACGTGGTCTTCGTCGGCGGGCACAGCCGCATCGCCCGATTGGCCACTCCCCTGCTCATCGAGGCCGGACACCAGGTCCACAACATCGTCCGCGCCCCCGCCCAGACGGCCGAGATCCAGCAGCTCGGCGGGACCTCGGTGCTCATGGACCTGGAGGAGGCCAGCCCCTCCGACTTCGTGGCCGCCTTCGACGGCGCCGACGTGATCGTCTTCAGCGCCACCGTCGACGAGCCCGCCGTGAAGCTGTCGATCAACGCCGCCCGGCAAACCGGCGTCGCCCGCTATCTTCTGATTTCCTCCGGGGCGCACCCGGAGGAGGAGGCGCACCTGCGCGATTCCGGGATGAACTACACGATCCTGCGCCCCGGTGAACTCGTCGACGGCGACGTCACCGGCCGCATCACGGTCACCGAGGATCAGCCGACGGAAAGGACCTCGCGCAACAACGTCGCCGCGGTCATCGGCCACATCTTGGCCACCGGGGCCGCGGTCAACGAGACCGTGTCCTTCTTCGACGGCGACACCCCGCTCGCGGAGGCGTTGGCGTAG
- a CDS encoding DNA-3-methyladenine glycosylase codes for MVDFTEPADVVAPQLLGRTFTHAGVTVRLTEVEAYLGAEDPAAHTHRGKTPRNAAMFGPPGRMYVYLSYGIHLAGNIVCAPEGVGQGCLLRAGEVVAGEDEARRRRGDVPFNRLAQGPGNLGQALGLALDDNGSPVTGPEFLLGPREEEPEWVSGPRIGISKNVDAPLRFWIPGDPSVSVRRGRPKRT; via the coding sequence ATGGTTGATTTCACCGAGCCAGCAGACGTCGTCGCCCCGCAGCTGCTGGGGCGCACGTTCACCCACGCCGGGGTTACCGTCCGGCTGACGGAAGTCGAGGCGTACTTGGGCGCCGAAGACCCGGCCGCGCACACCCACCGCGGCAAAACCCCGCGCAACGCGGCGATGTTCGGCCCGCCGGGACGCATGTACGTCTACCTCTCCTACGGCATCCACCTCGCCGGCAACATCGTGTGCGCCCCGGAGGGCGTCGGGCAGGGGTGCCTGCTGCGCGCCGGCGAAGTCGTCGCCGGGGAAGACGAAGCCCGTCGACGCCGCGGGGACGTCCCCTTTAACCGCCTCGCCCAAGGCCCCGGCAACCTGGGCCAGGCCCTGGGGCTGGCGCTAGACGACAATGGCAGCCCCGTCACCGGTCCGGAGTTCCTGCTGGGGCCGCGGGAGGAGGAGCCGGAATGGGTGAGTGGGCCCAGAATCGGCATCTCCAAAAACGTCGACGCGCCGCTGCGTTTCTGGATTCCCGGGGACCCTTCCGTCTCTGTTCGGCGGGGGCGACCCAAACGCACCTAA